The following are encoded together in the Kribbella voronezhensis genome:
- a CDS encoding alpha/beta fold hydrolase gives MDVELSDGVRLRTMTTGTPSAAPPVVLLHGGPGLWDYLEPIARLIDDRTVVHRFDQRGCGGSGPSDDQSMRRLQDDIEELRLHWGHEKIVVIGHSFGATLALTYAAAYPDSVLRVGYLGGAGAGDWLAQAEAEQLRRMTPSQAARLEQLVGRKRTQEEETEFRALSWFTDHADRERAWGWALEDAAAPYPINFAANRAINAETNAWSDEDRARTAAAVTAPVWFVHGDGDPRPASAVRELAGHVAQHEFRLIEGAGHSLYRERPDAVRAVLTELIS, from the coding sequence ATGGACGTCGAGCTGTCGGACGGCGTACGCCTGCGCACAATGACAACCGGTACGCCGTCCGCCGCGCCGCCTGTCGTTCTTCTGCACGGCGGCCCCGGCCTGTGGGACTACCTGGAGCCGATCGCGAGGTTGATCGACGACCGGACAGTCGTGCATCGGTTCGATCAGCGGGGCTGCGGTGGTTCCGGCCCGTCGGACGATCAGTCGATGCGGCGGCTGCAGGACGACATCGAGGAACTGCGGCTGCATTGGGGTCACGAGAAGATCGTTGTCATCGGCCACTCGTTCGGCGCCACGCTGGCGCTGACCTACGCGGCGGCGTACCCGGACAGCGTTCTGCGGGTCGGCTACCTCGGCGGCGCCGGGGCGGGTGACTGGCTGGCTCAGGCCGAGGCGGAGCAACTGCGCCGGATGACGCCCTCACAGGCCGCGCGGCTCGAGCAACTGGTCGGCAGAAAGCGAACGCAGGAAGAGGAAACGGAGTTCCGCGCGCTGTCCTGGTTCACCGATCACGCCGATCGTGAGCGTGCCTGGGGATGGGCCCTGGAGGATGCGGCCGCTCCGTATCCGATCAACTTCGCGGCCAATCGCGCGATCAACGCCGAGACCAACGCCTGGTCCGACGAAGACCGCGCTCGTACTGCGGCTGCCGTCACCGCGCCGGTGTGGTTCGTGCACGGCGACGGCGACCCGCGCCCGGCAAGCGCAGTACGGGAACTGGCCGGGCACGTTGCCCAGCACGAGTTCCGGCTGATCGAAGGCGCCGGCCACTCGCTCTACCGCGAGCGACCGGACGCCGTACGAGCAGTCCTTACCGAGCTGATCAGCTAG
- a CDS encoding MBL fold metallo-hydrolase, whose translation MKLTVLGCSGSVPGPDSPASSYLVSADGFQLVLDLGSGALGALQRHLSVPEIGAIGLSHLHPDHCMDLCGLYVSAKYSPASPFPRIPVFGPPGTAARMALAYDLPEDPGMEEELEFHVWQEIQQIGPFTVRTISAVHPVPAYSIRVEHGNKALVFTGDTGPNDALIEFARGADLLLSEAALKDDDPNNPVDLHLTPADAGEHAKRAGVKRLVITHVPPWFNRLVQAEGARRTFPGEVLVATPNAVFEI comes from the coding sequence ATGAAGCTCACCGTGCTCGGCTGCTCCGGGTCAGTCCCCGGACCGGACTCGCCCGCCTCGAGCTATCTGGTCAGTGCGGACGGATTCCAGCTCGTGCTCGACCTGGGCAGCGGCGCATTGGGCGCACTGCAACGGCATCTGAGCGTGCCCGAGATCGGCGCGATCGGCCTGTCCCACCTGCATCCCGACCACTGCATGGATCTGTGCGGGCTCTACGTCTCGGCGAAGTACTCGCCTGCCTCGCCGTTCCCCCGCATCCCGGTCTTCGGCCCGCCCGGCACGGCCGCCCGGATGGCGCTTGCCTACGACCTTCCCGAGGATCCGGGGATGGAGGAGGAGCTGGAATTCCACGTCTGGCAGGAGATCCAGCAGATCGGCCCCTTCACCGTCCGCACGATATCGGCGGTCCACCCGGTGCCGGCGTACTCGATCAGGGTTGAACACGGCAACAAAGCCCTCGTCTTCACCGGCGACACCGGGCCGAACGACGCACTGATCGAGTTCGCCCGCGGTGCCGATCTGCTGCTGTCGGAGGCTGCCCTCAAGGACGACGACCCGAACAATCCGGTCGACCTCCACCTCACTCCCGCCGACGCCGGCGAGCACGCCAAGCGCGCGGGAGTGAAGCGGCTCGTCATCACCCATGTCCCACCCTGGTTCAACCGCTTGGTCCAGGCGGAAGGTGCTCGCCGCACCTTCCCGGGCGAGGTCCTGGTCGCGACGCCGAACGCCGTCTTCGAGATCTGA
- the murI gene encoding glutamate racemase, with amino-acid sequence MADAPIGIFDSGFGGLTVARAVLDQLPHEPILYLGDTARQPYGPKPIAEVREYALECLDHLVEGGVKMLVIACNSASAAMLRDARERYDVPVVEVILPAARRAVAATRNNHVGVICTRATASSLAYEDAFAAAPQVDLLTQACPSFVDFVEAGVTSGPELLAAAHEYLDPLVEAGVDTLILGCTHYPLLTGVISYVMGDEVSLVSSAEECAKDVYGVLTKSGLLRDGTLPAPQHRFVTTGNPAEFAAIGSRFLGPVLSGVDQFAWVR; translated from the coding sequence GTGGCAGACGCACCGATCGGCATCTTCGACTCCGGCTTCGGCGGGCTGACCGTGGCACGCGCGGTGCTCGACCAGTTGCCGCACGAGCCGATCCTCTACCTGGGCGACACGGCCCGCCAGCCGTACGGTCCGAAGCCGATCGCCGAGGTCCGGGAGTACGCGCTGGAGTGCCTGGACCACCTGGTCGAGGGCGGCGTGAAGATGCTCGTGATCGCCTGCAACTCGGCCAGCGCCGCGATGCTCCGCGACGCCCGCGAGCGGTACGACGTACCGGTGGTGGAGGTGATCCTGCCGGCGGCCCGTCGCGCGGTCGCTGCCACCCGCAACAATCACGTCGGCGTGATCTGCACCCGTGCCACGGCGTCCTCACTCGCTTACGAGGATGCGTTCGCGGCCGCGCCGCAGGTGGACCTGCTCACCCAGGCGTGCCCGAGTTTCGTGGACTTCGTCGAGGCCGGGGTGACCTCCGGCCCGGAGCTGCTCGCGGCGGCCCACGAGTATCTCGATCCGCTGGTCGAGGCCGGCGTCGACACACTCATCCTCGGTTGCACCCACTACCCGTTGCTGACCGGCGTCATCTCGTACGTGATGGGCGACGAGGTCAGCCTGGTGAGCAGCGCCGAGGAGTGCGCGAAGGACGTGTACGGCGTCCTCACGAAGAGCGGGCTGTTACGGGACGGCACGTTGCCCGCCCCGCAGCACCGGTTCGTGACCACCGGCAATCCGGCCGAGTTCGCGGCGATCGGCTCGCGGTTCCTCGGTCCGGTGCTGTCCGGGGTCGACCAGTTCGCCTGGGTTCGGTAG
- a CDS encoding ATP-binding cassette domain-containing protein, producing MGVIRIVRARENNLRDVSIELPKQQLIVVTGVSGSGKSSLVFDTIAAEAQRQLNETFTTFIRNRLPQYGEPDADAIENLSPAIVVAQRRLGGNARSTVGTVTDIHPLLRLLFSRHGEPHVGYSNRFSFNDPAGMCLTCQGTGVSATLDEDAFLDRDRSLDEGAFRHPSFAVGRWYWKYYAESGLFDTGKPLGKYSAREWETLRRGARADDPLPDTPSDFEGVIDRFHRLFLRKDVTKMSAANRAVFERLVSSGTCPTCHGGRLNAEALGCRIDGRNIAEFAALDADELLEVIAPIDSPVAASLRDRLGNLVTIGLGYLSLDRQTTTLSGGESQRIKMVRHLGSSLGDMLYIFDEPTAGLHPGDVERFAALLRKLRDKGNTVLVVEHDRDVIEIADHVVDVGPGAGPSGGEIVYQGEVAGLRTADTATGRCLGEPTKLNRTPRRPTGALTITDASAHNLRDLTVDIPTGVLTVVTGVAGSGKSSLVNDELTKQHPGAVAIDQSQLSGNRRSTPATYTGIMDELRRLFAEANAVSAALFSSNSEGACPNCRGLGFVYTELAFMDDLKSLCEVCGGKRYTPEVLGYELDGRTITDALELTVGEAPGVFPSETVERVLGALNDVGLGYLKLGQPLNTLSGGESQRVKLATELRTPAKVYVMDEPTTGLHMADVAQLLGIIDRLVDDGSTVIAIEHNLDVIASADWIIDLGPGAGHAGGRLLFEGTPAELLDHADSRTAEHLRRAVA from the coding sequence ATGGGCGTGATCCGGATTGTGCGGGCCAGGGAGAACAACCTCCGCGACGTCTCGATCGAGCTGCCGAAGCAGCAGCTGATCGTGGTCACCGGCGTGTCCGGCTCCGGCAAGTCCTCGCTGGTCTTCGACACGATCGCCGCCGAGGCGCAACGCCAGCTGAACGAGACGTTCACGACCTTCATCCGCAACCGCCTGCCGCAGTACGGCGAGCCCGACGCCGACGCGATCGAGAACCTCTCGCCGGCGATCGTGGTGGCCCAGCGCCGCCTCGGTGGCAACGCGCGGTCCACCGTGGGCACCGTCACCGACATCCACCCGCTGCTCCGGCTGCTCTTCTCCCGGCACGGCGAGCCGCACGTCGGCTATTCGAACCGGTTCTCCTTCAACGATCCGGCCGGGATGTGCCTGACCTGCCAGGGCACCGGCGTGAGCGCCACCCTGGACGAGGACGCCTTCCTCGATCGCGACAGGTCCCTCGACGAAGGCGCCTTCCGGCACCCGAGCTTCGCCGTCGGCCGCTGGTACTGGAAGTACTACGCCGAGTCCGGCCTCTTCGACACCGGCAAGCCGCTCGGCAAGTACTCCGCGCGCGAGTGGGAGACGCTGCGCCGCGGTGCCCGGGCCGACGATCCGCTGCCCGATACCCCGAGCGACTTCGAGGGTGTCATCGACAGGTTCCACCGGTTGTTCCTGCGCAAGGACGTCACGAAGATGTCCGCGGCGAACCGGGCGGTGTTCGAGCGGCTGGTCAGCTCGGGCACCTGTCCGACCTGCCACGGCGGACGGCTGAACGCCGAGGCGCTCGGCTGCCGGATCGACGGCCGCAACATCGCCGAGTTCGCCGCCCTCGACGCCGACGAACTGCTCGAGGTGATCGCGCCGATCGACAGCCCGGTGGCCGCGAGCCTGCGGGACCGGCTCGGCAACCTGGTGACCATCGGGCTCGGCTACCTCAGCCTCGATCGGCAGACCACCACCCTGTCCGGCGGCGAGTCCCAGCGGATCAAGATGGTCCGGCACCTCGGCAGCAGCCTCGGCGACATGCTCTACATCTTCGACGAGCCGACCGCGGGCCTGCATCCCGGCGACGTCGAGCGGTTCGCGGCGCTGCTGCGCAAACTGCGGGACAAGGGCAACACGGTGCTGGTCGTCGAGCACGACCGCGACGTGATCGAGATCGCCGACCATGTCGTGGACGTCGGCCCCGGCGCGGGTCCGTCGGGCGGCGAGATCGTCTACCAGGGCGAGGTTGCCGGACTGCGTACTGCGGACACGGCGACCGGACGGTGCCTGGGCGAGCCCACGAAGCTGAACCGTACGCCGCGGCGGCCGACGGGGGCGCTGACGATCACCGATGCGAGCGCGCACAACCTGCGCGACCTCACCGTGGACATCCCGACCGGCGTGCTGACCGTGGTGACCGGCGTGGCCGGTTCGGGCAAGAGCAGCTTGGTGAACGACGAGTTGACCAAGCAGCATCCGGGTGCGGTGGCGATCGACCAGAGCCAACTGTCCGGCAACCGCCGGTCCACGCCTGCGACGTACACGGGGATCATGGACGAGCTCCGGCGGCTCTTCGCCGAGGCGAACGCCGTCAGCGCGGCGCTGTTCAGCTCCAACTCCGAGGGCGCCTGCCCCAACTGCCGCGGGCTCGGCTTCGTCTACACCGAGCTCGCGTTCATGGACGATCTGAAGTCGCTGTGCGAGGTGTGCGGCGGCAAGCGCTATACACCCGAGGTGCTCGGCTACGAGCTCGACGGCCGGACCATCACCGATGCGCTGGAGCTGACCGTCGGTGAAGCACCCGGCGTGTTCCCGAGCGAGACCGTGGAGCGCGTGCTTGGCGCACTGAACGACGTCGGCCTCGGCTACCTCAAGCTGGGCCAGCCACTGAACACGTTGTCCGGCGGCGAATCCCAGCGGGTGAAGCTGGCCACCGAGCTGCGGACGCCGGCGAAGGTGTACGTGATGGACGAGCCGACGACCGGGCTGCACATGGCCGACGTCGCCCAGCTGCTCGGCATCATCGACCGGCTGGTCGACGACGGCAGCACGGTGATCGCGATCGAGCACAACCTGGACGTGATCGCGAGCGCCGACTGGATCATCGACCTCGGCCCGGGCGCGGGCCACGCCGGCGGCCGTCTCCTGTTCGAAGGCACTCCGGCCGAGCTACTCGACCACGCCGACTCCCGCACCGCCGAACACCTCCGGCGCGCGGTCGCCTGA
- a CDS encoding PLP-dependent cysteine synthase family protein: MRFDSLLDSVGGTPLVGLPKLSPSADVRLWAKLEDHNPTGSIKDRAALRMLLDAEKDGRLRPGNTILEPTSGNTGISLAMAAKLRGYRMVCVMPENTSEERRQILRMWGVEIISSPAAGGSNEAVRVAKQVAEDHPDWVMLYQYGNPSNAAAHYDGTAREILADLPSVTHFVAGLGTTGTLMGAGRFFREHKPGVRIVAAEPRYGELVYGLRNLDEGFVPELYDASLIDARFSVGPRDAVRRVRELLDNEGIFAGISTGAILHAALGQAAKCVRDGQIADIAFVVADGGWKYLSTGAYEGTIDEAEDRLEGQLWA; encoded by the coding sequence ATGCGCTTCGACAGCCTGCTCGACTCGGTCGGAGGTACGCCGCTGGTCGGGCTGCCCAAGCTGTCCCCGTCGGCCGACGTCCGGTTGTGGGCCAAGCTGGAGGACCACAACCCGACCGGCTCGATCAAGGACCGGGCCGCGCTGCGGATGCTGCTGGACGCCGAGAAGGACGGCCGGCTCCGGCCCGGCAACACGATCCTCGAGCCCACCTCCGGCAACACCGGGATCTCGCTGGCGATGGCGGCCAAGCTGCGCGGCTACCGGATGGTCTGCGTGATGCCGGAGAACACTTCCGAGGAACGCCGGCAGATCCTGCGGATGTGGGGCGTCGAGATCATCTCCTCGCCGGCCGCGGGCGGGTCGAACGAAGCGGTCCGGGTGGCCAAGCAGGTCGCCGAGGACCACCCGGACTGGGTGATGCTCTACCAGTACGGCAACCCCTCTAACGCGGCCGCGCACTACGACGGCACGGCCCGCGAGATCCTCGCCGACCTGCCGTCGGTGACGCACTTCGTCGCCGGGCTGGGCACCACCGGCACGCTGATGGGCGCCGGCCGGTTCTTCCGTGAGCACAAGCCAGGGGTCCGGATCGTCGCCGCCGAACCGCGGTACGGCGAGCTCGTCTACGGCCTGCGCAACCTCGACGAGGGCTTCGTCCCCGAGCTGTACGACGCGTCGCTGATCGACGCCAGGTTCTCGGTCGGCCCGCGGGACGCCGTACGCCGGGTCCGCGAGCTGCTCGACAACGAGGGCATCTTCGCCGGCATCTCGACCGGGGCGATCCTGCACGCCGCCCTCGGCCAGGCGGCCAAGTGCGTCCGGGACGGGCAGATCGCGGACATCGCGTTCGTCGTCGCCGACGGCGGCTGGAAGTACCTGTCCACCGGCGCCTACGAAGGCACCATCGACGAGGCCGAGGACCGCCTCGAGGGCCAGCTCTGGGCCTGA
- a CDS encoding MoaD/ThiS family protein, whose product MAIELRVPTILRTYTGGEKAVSGDGSTLAEFIDDVNAHHPGLKERIVEGEPEELRRFVNVYVNDEDVRFTGGLKTEVKDGDVVVVLPAVAGG is encoded by the coding sequence ATGGCGATCGAGTTGCGCGTACCGACGATTCTGCGCACCTACACCGGTGGTGAGAAGGCGGTCAGCGGCGACGGCAGCACGCTGGCCGAGTTCATCGACGACGTGAACGCCCACCACCCTGGGCTGAAGGAGCGCATCGTCGAGGGTGAGCCGGAGGAGTTGCGCCGGTTCGTCAACGTGTACGTCAACGACGAGGACGTGCGCTTCACCGGCGGCCTGAAGACCGAGGTCAAGGACGGCGACGTGGTCGTCGTACTGCCGGCTGTCGCCGGCGGCTGA
- a CDS encoding Mov34/MPN/PAD-1 family protein has protein sequence MLIIDTATYDAIVAHARRDHPDEACGVVAGPAGSDRPARFIPMLNAAMSPTFYEFDSGDLFRLYKEMDSRDEEPVVIYHSHTATEAYPSRTDINLAQEPNAHYVLVSTRDGADQPSFDGPVEFRSYRIVDGEVTEEEIQVVADYNTGEI, from the coding sequence GTGCTCATCATCGACACCGCGACGTACGACGCGATCGTGGCTCATGCCCGCCGGGACCACCCGGACGAGGCGTGTGGCGTGGTCGCCGGGCCGGCGGGAAGCGATCGGCCGGCCCGGTTCATCCCGATGCTGAACGCGGCGATGTCACCGACGTTCTACGAGTTCGACTCCGGCGATCTGTTCCGCCTGTACAAGGAGATGGACTCCCGGGACGAGGAGCCGGTGGTGATCTACCACTCGCACACGGCCACCGAGGCCTACCCTTCGCGCACCGACATCAACCTGGCGCAGGAGCCGAACGCGCACTACGTCCTGGTCTCCACCAGGGACGGTGCGGACCAGCCGTCGTTCGACGGCCCGGTCGAATTCCGGTCCTACCGGATCGTCGACGGCGAAGTGACCGAGGAAGAGATCCAGGTCGTGGCGGACTACAACACAGGAGAAATCTGA
- a CDS encoding aldo/keto reductase: MEKRILGRTGREVGVVGLGAWQLGADWGEVGEDEALAVLRSAVDGGVTFIDTADVYGDGRSERIVGKLLKEHQGLTVASKMGRRVEQKPENYTLDNFRAWNDRSRENLGVDTIDLVQLHCPPTEVYSTDAVFDALDTLVQEKRIAAYGVSVETCAEALTAIARPNVASVQIILNAFRLKPLDEVLPAAAEAGVGIIARVPLASGLLSGKYDENTTFGADDHRNYNRKGEAFDVGETFSGVDFETGLEAVRRLRPLVPEGATMAQFALRWIIDQPGVSVVIPGARNPEQVAGNVGAAELTPLTGDQLAAVRAVYDELIRPQVHDRW, translated from the coding sequence ATGGAGAAGCGGATTCTTGGGCGTACTGGGCGGGAAGTCGGCGTGGTCGGGCTGGGGGCCTGGCAGCTCGGAGCCGACTGGGGCGAGGTGGGGGAGGACGAGGCACTCGCCGTACTGCGGTCTGCCGTGGACGGTGGCGTCACCTTCATCGACACCGCGGACGTGTACGGCGACGGCCGGAGTGAGCGGATCGTCGGGAAGCTGCTGAAGGAGCACCAAGGGCTCACTGTCGCGTCCAAGATGGGCCGCCGGGTGGAGCAGAAGCCCGAGAACTACACCCTGGACAACTTCCGCGCCTGGAACGACCGGTCCCGCGAGAACCTCGGCGTCGACACCATCGACCTGGTCCAGCTGCACTGCCCGCCGACCGAGGTGTACTCCACCGACGCCGTCTTCGACGCGCTCGACACTCTCGTGCAGGAGAAGCGCATCGCGGCGTACGGCGTGAGCGTGGAGACCTGCGCGGAGGCGCTCACCGCGATCGCCCGGCCGAACGTGGCCAGCGTCCAGATCATCCTCAACGCGTTCCGGTTGAAGCCGCTCGACGAGGTGCTCCCGGCCGCCGCCGAGGCCGGGGTCGGCATCATTGCCCGGGTCCCGCTGGCCAGCGGGCTGCTGTCCGGCAAGTACGACGAGAACACCACCTTCGGCGCCGACGACCACCGCAACTACAACCGCAAGGGCGAGGCGTTCGACGTCGGCGAGACCTTCTCGGGCGTCGACTTCGAGACCGGCCTCGAAGCGGTCCGCCGGCTCCGGCCGCTGGTGCCCGAAGGCGCGACGATGGCCCAGTTCGCCCTGCGCTGGATCATCGACCAGCCGGGCGTCTCCGTCGTCATCCCCGGCGCCCGCAACCCCGAGCAGGTGGCCGGCAACGTCGGAGCGGCGGAACTCACCCCGCTGACCGGCGACCAGCTGGCCGCAGTACGGGCTGTGTACGACGAGTTGATCCGCCCGCAGGTGCACGACCGCTGGTAG
- a CDS encoding DUF2017 domain-containing protein, whose protein sequence is MTRFRKRKKTVIVTFAEHEADILANLLRNLVELLYDGMPPRATESSDPLAALLDNDGPTSPPEDVVLQRLLPDAYSSDDNASAEFRRFTERGLRDTKAGDAKRVLAALESSTADDGITLEGEDQLSWLRALNDLRLAIGTRLDIKEDDYAVWEKLPEDDPRRLTYDLYDWLGYLQSAMLHNMR, encoded by the coding sequence GTGACGAGGTTCCGTAAGCGCAAGAAGACCGTGATCGTCACCTTCGCCGAGCACGAGGCCGACATCCTGGCCAACCTGCTGCGCAACCTGGTCGAACTCCTGTACGACGGGATGCCGCCGCGCGCGACCGAGTCCAGCGACCCGCTGGCGGCCCTGCTCGACAACGACGGGCCGACCTCGCCGCCGGAGGACGTCGTACTGCAGCGGCTGCTGCCGGACGCGTACTCCTCGGACGACAACGCGTCGGCCGAGTTCCGCCGGTTCACCGAGCGCGGGCTGCGCGACACGAAGGCGGGCGACGCCAAGCGCGTGCTCGCGGCCCTGGAGTCGTCTACGGCCGACGACGGCATCACCCTCGAAGGCGAAGACCAGCTCTCCTGGCTCCGCGCCCTCAACGACCTCCGGCTGGCGATCGGCACCCGCCTGGACATCAAGGAAGACGACTACGCCGTCTGGGAAAAACTCCCCGAGGACGACCCGCGCCGCCTGACCTACGACCTGTACGACTGGCTCGGCTATCTCCAGTCGGCCATGCTGCACAACATGCGCTGA
- the clpS gene encoding ATP-dependent Clp protease adapter ClpS yields MTTAPSELDSPEVDEAIELSPPWVTIVWNDPVNLMDYVTFVFQTYFGYSKAKAEKLMMQVHEEGKSVVSNGNREAMERDVEAMHTYGLWATCEKS; encoded by the coding sequence GTGACCACCGCACCGAGCGAACTCGACAGCCCCGAAGTCGACGAGGCGATCGAGTTGAGCCCTCCGTGGGTGACCATCGTCTGGAACGACCCGGTCAACCTGATGGACTACGTCACGTTCGTGTTCCAGACCTACTTCGGCTACTCCAAGGCCAAGGCGGAGAAGCTGATGATGCAGGTGCACGAGGAGGGCAAGTCGGTGGTCTCGAACGGCAACCGCGAGGCGATGGAGCGCGACGTCGAAGCCATGCACACCTACGGCCTGTGGGCCACCTGCGAGAAGTCGTGA
- a CDS encoding nicotinate phosphoribosyltransferase, with the protein MLQASLADGTAHRRSVFELFARRLPDGRRYGVVAGVNRLLDALERFRFDEQAIAFLHDRAVVDQATCDWLASYRFSGDISGYADGEIFFPGSPVLVVESSFAEAVLLETVFLSILNHDSAVASAASRMTWWAGGRPCIEMGSRRTHEEAAVAAALAAYIAGFATTSNLEAARRFGIPSAGTAAHSFTLLHDSERDAFVSQVDALGKGTTLLIDTFDLTEAVKTAIDITGPELGAVRLDSGDLPSLAGQVREQLDALGATKTRIIVTSDLDEFQIAALAPAAVDGYGVGTSLVTGSGYPTCGFVYKLVAREDASGELTPVAKKSPDKISIGGRKYALRRRSDAGVAELELIGVGQPPVDDGDDRELLKPLVEGGKIIGRTTPAESQAHHLKVRDELPRSASQLSRGEPAIPTEYSGDLVAHNPFAPRIIR; encoded by the coding sequence ATGCTCCAGGCCAGCCTTGCCGACGGTACGGCACATCGCCGCTCGGTCTTCGAGCTGTTCGCGCGCCGCCTGCCGGACGGCCGCCGGTACGGCGTGGTGGCCGGCGTGAACCGGCTGCTGGACGCCCTGGAGCGGTTCCGGTTCGACGAGCAGGCGATCGCGTTCCTGCACGACCGGGCCGTCGTCGACCAGGCTACCTGCGACTGGCTGGCCTCCTACCGGTTCAGCGGCGACATCAGCGGGTACGCCGACGGCGAGATCTTTTTCCCCGGCTCACCGGTGCTGGTGGTGGAGTCCAGCTTCGCCGAGGCGGTGCTGCTGGAGACCGTGTTCCTGTCGATCCTGAACCACGACTCCGCGGTCGCCTCGGCCGCGTCCCGGATGACCTGGTGGGCCGGCGGCCGGCCGTGTATCGAGATGGGTTCGCGCCGCACCCACGAGGAAGCGGCCGTCGCCGCCGCGCTGGCGGCGTACATCGCGGGCTTCGCCACCACCTCCAACCTGGAGGCCGCCCGGCGGTTCGGCATCCCGAGCGCCGGTACGGCGGCGCACTCGTTCACCCTGCTGCACGACTCCGAGCGGGACGCCTTCGTCTCCCAGGTCGATGCCCTCGGCAAGGGAACGACGCTGCTGATCGACACCTTCGACCTGACCGAGGCCGTCAAGACCGCGATCGACATCACCGGGCCCGAGCTCGGGGCGGTCCGGCTCGACTCCGGCGACCTGCCTTCGCTGGCCGGGCAGGTCCGCGAGCAGCTCGACGCGCTCGGCGCGACGAAGACCAGGATCATCGTGACCAGCGACCTGGACGAGTTCCAGATCGCCGCGCTGGCGCCGGCCGCGGTCGACGGGTACGGCGTCGGCACGTCGCTGGTGACCGGCAGCGGCTACCCGACCTGTGGTTTCGTCTACAAACTGGTGGCGCGCGAGGACGCGAGCGGCGAGCTGACCCCGGTGGCGAAGAAGAGCCCGGACAAGATCTCCATCGGCGGCCGCAAGTACGCGTTGCGCCGCCGGTCCGACGCCGGTGTCGCCGAGCTGGAGCTGATCGGCGTCGGGCAGCCCCCGGTCGACGACGGCGACGACCGGGAGCTGCTGAAACCGCTGGTCGAGGGCGGCAAGATCATCGGCCGGACGACGCCGGCCGAGTCGCAGGCGCACCACCTGAAGGTCCGCGACGAACTCCCGCGCAGCGCCAGCCAGCTCAGCCGTGGCGAACCGGCCATCCCGACGGAGTACAGCGGCGACCTGGTCGCCCACAACCCCTTCGCGCCCCGGATCATCAGGTAG